From Campylobacter pinnipediorum subsp. caledonicus:
TATAATACTGCTATATTTATAGATAAGTACAGTTGAATGCTTTATAAAAGTGTTATTTGATAATGTAGAATCTTTAATAGGCATTATAAAAAATTTATAGTGAATTGATTCATGTTCTTTTTTGTTGATAAATTTATTTATCTATTTATTTGTCTTTTATAAATATGTATATTCACTAAAGATAGTTTATTTAACTTTTATGAAGAAAAAGGATTGGTATGGTGTTTTCTATGCTTATTCTTTTAATTTAATATATTAGTTTTTTAATTTTCTTTAGAGTCTTATTGATTATTGCTTAAAGATTTTTTTGAATGTATAGGATGTTTATTGTCCATAATAAATAATATAAATTTTATTTAAAATGCTTATAAATAATTAATTTTTTAATATGTTTTAATATAATATTTAGTTACTTAGTTTGAATATTTGGGTTTAAAAATGATATATTTTGGCAATGGTTGTATAAATTTAATATATAATTTATTAAAGATATTGGTATAAATACTTTATTTGTGTTATAATAAATGAAATTTAAATGAAAAGGATTTACCATGAATGCTGTATGGCTTATGTTGGTCGGCTTTGCTGTTTTTAGCTTTGGCTGGTTTGTGTATTCTCGCTTATATGCATCAAAAGTTTTAGAACTTGATGATAATTTTACTACTCCAGCTCACGAATACCGTGATAATGTTGATTTTGTTCCAGCTAATAAATTTGTATTGTGGGGACATCACTTTACTGCAGTTGCAGGTGCTGCGCCTATAGTTGGTCCAGCTATTGCTGTGCAGTGGGGCTGGTTACCTGCATTTTTATGGGTTATTATAGGCACTGTTGCTTTTGCCGGTATTCATGATATGTCAGCACTTTGGGCTAGCGTTAAAAACGAAGGTAAGAGTATAGGAACAATCTGCACCAGATTTGTTGGAAGCAAAGTTGGTCAATTATTCATGATTGTTATATTCTTAGTGTTGTTGATGGTAAATGGTGCTTTTGGCGTGATTATTGCCAAAGAAAGTGTTGAACATACAAGTACTATTATACCTGCTTGGGGAGCCGTTGCTATAGCTCTTATAATGGGTCAAGCTATTTATAAATTTAAAATGAAGCTTGTGCCTGTTACTATAGTAGCTGTTATTGCTCTTTATGCGCTTGTTCCGCTTGGTGTTGCTGTGCCTTTAAGTTTGCCTGATTCAATGTTTGGTCTTAATCAAAATGCTCAATGGGTTGTACTTCTTTATATATATGCTGGTATAGCCTCTATACTTCCTGTTTGGGCTTTATTGCAACCAAGAGATTATGTAAATGGTATACAACTTTTTGTTGGACTTATCTTGCTTTATACAAGTATTATTATAGTTCATCCAACAGTTGCTGCACCTACCTTTATACCTGCTATCACGGATAATCCTGGCGGTTGGCATGTTGTAGTTCCTGTTTTATTTATAACAGTTGCTTGCGGTGCTATAAGTGGTTTCCATGGCATAGTAAGCTCTGGAACAACTTCAAAACAAGTTGATAAGATGAAAGATGTTCGTTTTGTTGGATACTTAGGTGCTATGGGCGAGGGTTCATTATCACTTGCTACAATTATAGCTTGTGTAGCCGGCCTAAGCTTGATAAATGCTGATTTAAATCTAGATACTTGGGCTGATTTATATAAGGGTGGTACTGCGAGTTTCGTTGCTGGTGGCGGTGCTATTATTTATGAAGGACTAGGTATTCCGCAAGAAGCTAGTGCTACATTGCTTTCACTTATGGTTATACTTTTTGCTGCAACCACAATGGATGCTGGTATTCGTCTTCAAAGATACATCATCCAAGAGTGGGGAGATATATACAATATAGGCTTTTTAAGAGGAAAAGGCATAGCTACTATAGTTGCTGTTATCACATCCTTTACTATATCTATGAATGGTGTTAGTGATGGTAAAGTTGCGATTTGGCCTTTATTTGGTGCTACAAACCAACTTCTAGCTAGCCTTACACTTTTAGTTGTTGCTGTTATATTGCTAAAGTCTAAAAAATTTAGTGGTAGTTTGATAGCGCTTATTCCTATGAGCTTTATTCTTGTAATGAGTTTTTGGGGAGCGATTATAAAACTTGGTGATTATTATAATGACCAAAATTATCTACTTACAACCTTAAATGCTATTGTTATAGTTGTAACACTTCTAGTTGTGCTTTCTGCGCTTAAAGTTATAAGCAAAATTTTAGCCGATAAAAAGGCAGCCGCTTAATCCTATTTCTTGCCTTGCCTTTTTTGGCTTGGCAAGAATTATACAAAAGGATACAAATGATAAAAAAAATTATTAAATTCTCACAAGATCTTGAGAGTTTTTATGTTGGCATGCATAAAAGTGCCATTATGAAAGAAAATTCCGAAATTGACGATTTTTTTATGATTATCACATTTAGTGAAATTTACGGTATAGAAAATCCTTATTCGCTTTATACACTTGAAATGCTTCCTGCCCTTATGCCAAAATTTCATCGTTGGCATCAAAAAGTTGGACTTAAGCACTCATTCTTTGAAAATTTTCCATGCAGTTGCTGTTGTTAAAGGAGATAAATGAAGAACAAACAACTTCCAAAAGTTATATTTGTAGGTGGTAAAGGCGGTGTTGGTAAAAGCACTACATCAAGCTCGCTGGCAGTAGCTTTATCAAGTGTCAAAAATACTAAAAAAGTTTTGCTTGTCTCAACAGATCCAGCACACAATCTTAGTGATATATTTGATGTTGAGTTTAAAAACTCTATCACAAAAGTAGATGAAAATTTAAGTGTTGTAGAGATTGACTCTGCTCTTGAAGCAAGAGAATATGTCCAAAAGGTTGCAAAAGATACGAGAGGTTTTGTAGGTGCATCAAGCTATGCTCAAATAGATAATTATTTTGCGAAAATAGCTGATAGCTCTTCTACTTTAGAAGCGGCTTTATTTGAAAGACTAAGCACCATACTAACAAAAGAAATATCTAGTTATGACCATATCATCATAGATACTGCTCCTATAGGACATACATTAAGGCTATTTTTTATGCCAAAAGAGTTAA
This genomic window contains:
- a CDS encoding carbon starvation protein A, coding for MNAVWLMLVGFAVFSFGWFVYSRLYASKVLELDDNFTTPAHEYRDNVDFVPANKFVLWGHHFTAVAGAAPIVGPAIAVQWGWLPAFLWVIIGTVAFAGIHDMSALWASVKNEGKSIGTICTRFVGSKVGQLFMIVIFLVLLMVNGAFGVIIAKESVEHTSTIIPAWGAVAIALIMGQAIYKFKMKLVPVTIVAVIALYALVPLGVAVPLSLPDSMFGLNQNAQWVVLLYIYAGIASILPVWALLQPRDYVNGIQLFVGLILLYTSIIIVHPTVAAPTFIPAITDNPGGWHVVVPVLFITVACGAISGFHGIVSSGTTSKQVDKMKDVRFVGYLGAMGEGSLSLATIIACVAGLSLINADLNLDTWADLYKGGTASFVAGGGAIIYEGLGIPQEASATLLSLMVILFAATTMDAGIRLQRYIIQEWGDIYNIGFLRGKGIATIVAVITSFTISMNGVSDGKVAIWPLFGATNQLLASLTLLVVAVILLKSKKFSGSLIALIPMSFILVMSFWGAIIKLGDYYNDQNYLLTTLNAIVIVVTLLVVLSALKVISKILADKKAAA
- a CDS encoding cory-CC-star protein, which translates into the protein MIKKIIKFSQDLESFYVGMHKSAIMKENSEIDDFFMIITFSEIYGIENPYSLYTLEMLPALMPKFHRWHQKVGLKHSFFENFPCSCCC